Genomic window (Grus americana isolate bGruAme1 chromosome 25, bGruAme1.mat, whole genome shotgun sequence):
AAAGCTGTAGGACCCTGTCCAGGGCTGCGGGACGAGCCGTGCCTGCCCTGGAAGGACCCACAAGCCTGTAGATATCCCCAGAAGATGCTCTAAGGCCATGCCTGATCACACCTCAGTTCTGGGTACCCGCACACCCTCGGCAGGAAGGGGAGTCACAGGACATCTCCCGAATCCAAAGAAAATTGGGGTCTTGTTTAGCCGGACGGCAGCAGGTCCCAGCAAAGCATGGAGCTGTGCCCACCATGCCCCAGCGGGAGCCGGCACCAGCCGCTCTGGTGGGTGCGTGGCTGAGGAGGGTGCGGGAGCCCGGCGTGGCGCCTGGCGCAGGGCGCTGGTGCAGGTGCCGCCCTGCTTGTGCTGCCGAGCAGCACGGGGAGCTGGTAGCACCCGTGTTGGGACGTGGTTTACAGCCTGTCCTCCTCCATGCACCCAGGCTTATTTACTGCTACTCTGATTGCCGTCACCATGCCCTGTTTGCGTGCTGGTGAACGGCAGTGACCTGCCCACgctgcctgcctttcccttcctcaAACATGCTGTAAAATAACCCGGCTCTCCCTTCCCTCACGCAGAATGGGATCGTTCACAGGGACCTGAAGCTGGAGAACATCCTTCTCGATGCCAACGGGAACATCAAGGTGAGAGGCTGGCAGAGCCTGGCCACGCTTTGGCTGTCACCCAGCGAAGGGGTCTAAGGGGTGCTGCCCAGCGCGGATGGACGGGGGTGGCCACAACACCCCGGTTTCCCTGGGGCACGTGgttctctgcagctcctggaaaCATCTGTTGGCTCCGGGACCACTGGCATTGGCCTGCACTGGTGTTTGCCCAGGAGATGGGGAGCCAGGAGGGCGCCTGTGCCTGTCCCCTGCCATCTGCGTGCAGCGCTGAGCgagagaggctgcagaggcagagcctCAGAGTCGCCTGTTAAAGCCATAACGTATATCTGACTGCTGATAAGAGGGCAAAGTCTGAATATTGAGGTCAAAGCACAACTGGCTGGATAAGAAAGGGCACTCGCAGTGAAAGTCCTGGTTCCCGTATGCACCAGGCTGGTGGAGGGAGGTGCGGGGCAGCTTCTGACTCCGCTGACCCCAAGCGATGCTTTTCATCTTGGCCGGGAAGGAAGGGCACGGCCGCAGCTGGGAATCGGTGTGGTCGGTGATAAACAGACCGCGGGGCTTTATCTCTGTAAGGGGTAATTTTGCAATTGGGAGCTCGCAAGCAGGGACTGTACCTTCTGCTCACTGAGAGGTGACGGGTGTAATGAGGATAATGAATGCCTGTGTGCTAGGTGGAGCAGATAGGGACTGAAGCAGCCTCGTGTGGCTGTGAATGAGCTGGAGGAgagcccagcagctctcccctaACCACAcctttgctgctgcctctgctcccagcatGCCGGtgatggggctggaggggcagagctgcagggcagcggCTGTGGTGGCTGGGATGAGCTTtctgggatggggagagaggcaggagcagcctcGGGGGTGGAAAgccgggctgctgctgctcccggAGGAGCCTGAGGGCAACCAGGACCAGGGTGTCAAGGGCAGCCCTGGTTTCAGCCAAGCTCGCAGCTGGAGAGCTTCAGGTGGCAATGCTGCTCCAACTGCGACGGGGAGCTTTGCTGCTCGATAACAGCTATACGTTTCTCTCTAGATTGCAGACTTTGGCTTGTCCAACGTTTACCAGCAGGACAAACTTCTGCAGACTTACTGCGGCAGCCCTCTCTACGCATCTCCCGAAATCATCAATGGGAGGCCGTACAAGGGCCCGGAGGTGGGTTGTGCCTCTCCCCCTGCCTGGTGGGGTGTCTTGCTGTCCCTTCGCTTGGGCTTAGGAAAGCGCTGGGTGTTTTCCCAGCGGAGTATCGCAGACAGAGCCCAGCCTGTGTGGTTTGGGGTAACGGGTCCCTAAGACCAAGCGCTGTGTGGTCAGTGTGTGACAGCCATGGTGGGCTGGATGTGGTGGGATGCAggtggctgctcctgccccacgcTCTGTCCTCCCCTCCCCGTGGCTGCTGCcttcctgggagctgctgctgaggctcTGGTGGGGAGTCCCGGGGTGGGACTTGGGgcagcctggccctgctgcccccctccAGGCTCGTCTCTCCCTCCACAGGTGGACAGCTGGTCCCTGGGTGTTCTCCTCTACATCCTGGTCCATGGCACGATGCCGTTTGATGGCCACGACTACAAGACTCTGGTCAAGCAGATCACAAGTGGGGACTACCGGGAGCCCACAAAGCTGTCGGGTAGGCAGACCCCCACCGTTCTGcatgtgtcccccccctccccacaccaTGCTCCCTTTGGTGCCTGACCAGCCTCTTCCCCAGATGCCTGTGGGCTAATCCGGTGGATGCTGATGGTGAACCCAGAGCGCCGTGCCACCATCGAGGACATCGCCACGCACTGGTGGGTGAACTGGGGCTACAAAGTGCCCGTCGGGGAGCAAGAGCTGCTGCGGGAGAGCGAGTCCCCCCTGGCCACAGTGGCAGAGTGGCTTCGCCGCTCCTCCCGGCCCCTCCTGGAGAACGGCTCCAAGGTGCGATGCTTCTTGAAGCAGCACATCCCTGGCGTGGCCCTGGAGCGGCAGCGTTCCCTCAAGAAGTCCAAGAAGGAGAATGACGTCTCCCACGTGCTGCAGGAGGTGGCCCTGGCTCCGGAGAACCCCTCCAAGTCCATCCTCAAGCGGCCCAAGGGCATCCTGAAGAAGAGAAACTCCTGCGAGCAGAAGGTGCCTGGCCCCGGTCCTCCgccagcagcacccacgggAGAGGCGCAGGGTGAGGATGGTGAAGTGACCGCTGTGGGTCTCACCCAGATCCTGTCCTCCGGGGTGCTGGCTTGCAGCGTGGGCGTTGGAGCAGCACCCACGGCCGTGCCCAAGAAGGGAATACTGAAAAAGCCCTCAACGAGGGAGTCGGGGTATTACTCGTCCCTGGAGTGCTGCGAGTCtggggatgtcctggatgcGGGGAGCTTGGACCTCGATGGGAATGTGTTTGCTGACACCCCCTCCCCGGAGCAGGGCCCCCAAGGCCTCCCTGCCCGCCGGAAAGGCATCCTCAAGCACAATGGCAAGTactcctccagcagcaccgaGCCGGACAGCCCCTCCGAGCAGGTATTTGGGGGCTTCATCGAGGtgcccctgccccaggcgccccgcgcccgcccaTCCAGCGCTGTGAGCGAGGACAGCATCCTCTCCACGGAGTCCTTTGACCAGCTTGACCTGCCCACCCGTGTCTCCCACGGTGGTGGGGGCATGCGGGGCTGCATCTCTGCTGACAGCCTCCTCCggctggaagaggaggaggaggtagaggaAGGGCGCAGGCTGCGCCGCTGGACTGTGACCCATTGCCGGAGTCCCCTGGGAGACAGCAGCTTGTCCCTGGCGGGCTGCGACAACATCACCAAGGTCTACCAGCGTGCCGTGGCCATAGGAATGAAGTTGAGCTGAGGGTACCTCCTGGaagggcaccccggggtgccgcCTGTTGGGGCGGGGGCCgagccctccctgccccgggggCTGCCGGTGCTGCTGAGCCACGTCCCACGTATTTATTTTGCAGCCTTGTGCCCCTCGGGGAGGAGCacgggtgcaggcagggagggagccgCGGTGGCTGTGGGACATTGGCGGGGGGATGCCCCAAGGCCAGGACATTAAATGGACCAAAGCCCTGAGAGATCCAGCTGCCACCCCtgtggaggggctgggggtcccagtGGCTCCTCGTTGCCATCCTTCCCTTGCAAACAGGCTCATCtcattggggtggggggagaaccAAGGGgttggggggattttttttttctttgcactgtTTTTTGGCTGCACAAGATAACGGATGGGGCGAGTGATATACCTCAAACAAGCTGGAGATGTAGCAGGGTGCTGATGAGGGGCTGAAAGGTGCTGCCTGCGGGCTGGGCTCTTGGGACGTGCTGGCAACGGGGTCCAAACCACTCGGGCCccagctcttccctctcctgcgCTGAGAAACCCAACCGGATCTGGCTGAAACCCCAGTCTGAGAACATGCTCTGATgccatcatctttttttttttttattattattatttttaatgttgaaaggaggaaaaaaaaaaaagtgcctttgGTGAGGCACTGCTTCTTTATTTATTGCCTTTGTCCAACTTGATGTAAAACTTAGCAGCACGGGATGTGTCTGGCTCCGTAACAGCCACCCAAATGTTTTTCActgggaggtggaggggtcTGTGCTGTTGTCTCATGTGCCGCACGTCGAAGCTCTGTTGCACTATTGCCGTGTGTTCGCtggccctttcccttctccagggTGTGcgtcttttcccctccttcccacaAAACGGTCTTGAGAAAACcattaaattaaaagcaaacccTAGACCTGAGTGGTTCTCTTGATTGCTGTGCCGCTGCAGCTCGAGGGCAGGGCGGTGCGATGGGGtgctgctggctcctgctgGGACAGGGCTTAACCCACGGCTCTGTGGGCTTAAACTggtgcttcccccccccccagtgccacATGGTGCTGAGCTGTGACTTGGCATAGCCCTTATGGGGGCCCAGCACCCACAGGCAGGGTGACCGGCTGTAGTTTTTAGGGTTGAGCTGCTGCATCACCCAGCGAGGAGGAGCCGGCTGGAGGCAGCACCCGCTGTCAGGGTACCACCGTGCCGGTGCAGTGACGCTGCACCCAGGGCTGTGCCCCTGGCCCAGAGGGGAGTGAAGAAGCAGAGCCCAAAGTTTGGGGGAGGCTGTGATGGAGGCAGATGGCTGTAGAGGATGATGGACCCGTTCCCCCTGTGGGCATCCCTGCGCTCCCAGCTTTGCTCCCAAACAGCTTTCACAGCGCGGGTGGTGTGTGGGTTCGGATTTGTGAAATATCTGCAGGTCCTGGTGGCAGGAGCTGCCATGTCCTCTCACAGTGCCTGCAGGTGCCTCCATCGGAGGAAGGACCGAACGGGGCTGAGCCCCAGCCGCCGGAGCTTGGCCGTGGTGCGTACTGCAGAGCTCCTCTCCAGCCTTTCCCCCCGGCTTCCTTTATCCTCTTCTGCTGCGGCATTGAAAATGGGTTTATTGTTCTATAAACCACCATAGCGATTTCCTGTTTCCAGTTGGGCTCATAAGAGACGTCTCAGGTCTCTTCTGCCCCACCGTGGAGAGGCTGAGCCGCAGGGGCCGGGCggcagggctgcctgccagGAATGCCGCCCCTCCAGCCATGGGGGGCCACGCACGCTTTGCCCCCCGCTGCGCATTCCCCGCGTGCTTCCCGCGCCATTGAGAAACTCCAGAGTGCTTAAAGCTGCTCCGAGGGCATCCAGCTTAGCCGGGGCAAAGTCCTGGTGCCCCGTGGGCTGCCGAGGCAGGATGGGGTGAGccggggggctgcagcacccgTGGGTCCGGGTCACAGAGCATCCCGAGGCAGAGGTCAGGTTGGGCTGAGTTTTTCACAGTCCCTGAGGGACAGAGCCTCCTTTTTTGGAAAGCACCTGTGGGTTTGGTTTCTGGAGCATCCTGGGGTGCTGCGGTCCTGTTTAATTAATGATTTGTGAGAAAATGTACGTGGGTAGGAGGCACGTGCTGACCACCCCATCGCGAGTGTCccggctggcagcagctgctgtttgcGCTGGTTTAGGAGCGACGTCTTggtcagctcagcccagccctggctcctggcagccccccggggctgcggcggtGAGCGGAGCCCCTGCCCGCCTCGTCCTGGGCCGCAGCGATGTGCAAGGGTGACAAATGCAGTCAGAGAcccccagggctggctgggTGGGTGAAGGGGGCAGACTCAGTCCCGAGGCACGTCAGAGGCggtgggagggggctgcagtGACCgtcccccatccctgctggtgcccccctccccacgctGTGCCCGTGCTCCCGGCATTCCCCCGCCAGCCCTTGGAAACGCTCCTTTCATTCCAGCCCCCCTGTACAGCGGCTGCCCCCCACAGccgggggctgagccccccTTTCAGGCCACGACTATTATTAACAGCTCTCTTTTATTCAGCCCTTTCATCCCGAGGATTCACAAAccctctgcttccctcctgcctcccaaaCTCCCAGGAGCTGCTTAGcgcagccccctgccccgtcTTCCCCCCGCCGTGGGTGTTTGAAGTGGGTGAAAATGACCTCAGCGGCATTTTGCtgagaaaatgccattttttggGGGTGACTTCAGCCGACCTGCCGCGTTTGCTGCCAGCGCAGGCAGTGCTGCCTCGGCGTGTGGGAACAGAGATGTGTTCCTGCCTGGCTGGCTTGGGGGAGAGAGAACCGGGGAGAAAAACCCAAAGATAAATTGTCCCAAGTGATGAGGTGATGCCGGAGTGCTTGGAGCACAGCATGTTGCCCTGTGGGTTTATACCAGCCGGCGCAAGCTTCCCTTGTCGCTGTCCCGAGGGGTTATCCGGGTGAAGCTGGCC
Coding sequences:
- the NUAK2 gene encoding NUAK family SNF1-like kinase 2, which encodes MERAAGPGAALAASLAEGLIKSPRPLMKKQAVKRHHHKHNLKHRYEFLETLGKGTYGKVKKARERSGKLVAIKSIRKDKIKDEQDLVHIRREIEIMSSLNHPHIISVHEVFENSSKIVIVMEYASKGDLYDYISERQRLTEQEARHFFRQVVSAVYYCHKNGIVHRDLKLENILLDANGNIKIADFGLSNVYQQDKLLQTYCGSPLYASPEIINGRPYKGPEVDSWSLGVLLYILVHGTMPFDGHDYKTLVKQITSGDYREPTKLSDACGLIRWMLMVNPERRATIEDIATHWWVNWGYKVPVGEQELLRESESPLATVAEWLRRSSRPLLENGSKVRCFLKQHIPGVALERQRSLKKSKKENDVSHVLQEVALAPENPSKSILKRPKGILKKRNSCEQKVPGPGPPPAAPTGEAQGEDGEVTAVGLTQILSSGVLACSVGVGAAPTAVPKKGILKKPSTRESGYYSSLECCESGDVLDAGSLDLDGNVFADTPSPEQGPQGLPARRKGILKHNGKYSSSSTEPDSPSEQVFGGFIEVPLPQAPRARPSSAVSEDSILSTESFDQLDLPTRVSHGGGGMRGCISADSLLRLEEEEEVEEGRRLRRWTVTHCRSPLGDSSLSLAGCDNITKVYQRAVAIGMKLS